Proteins from one Phyllobacterium zundukense genomic window:
- a CDS encoding VOC family protein, giving the protein MSNSGNFVWYELMTSDAESAERFYSNVVGWSAQDAGHPQMKYTLMKVGEAPVAGMMTMPEGCNTGVESMWSGYIAVDDVDQFAARVKDAGGKITVEPQDIPDVGRFAIAADPQGAPFTLFKPSMEDRGDNPKPPTPGTVGWHELNTSDWKSAFEFYSGLFGWTKGEAMDMGGMGTYQIVERDGQMFGAMMNNPEPSTRPAWCYYICVDDINAAESRIKDKGGNVVFGPVEVPGEQWVLQALDPQGVSFALLGPRK; this is encoded by the coding sequence ATGTCCAATTCCGGTAATTTTGTTTGGTACGAACTGATGACCAGCGATGCTGAATCTGCCGAGCGCTTCTATAGCAATGTCGTCGGCTGGAGTGCACAAGACGCTGGCCATCCGCAGATGAAATACACCTTGATGAAAGTCGGTGAAGCTCCGGTTGCCGGTATGATGACAATGCCGGAGGGCTGCAATACCGGCGTCGAGTCAATGTGGTCCGGCTATATTGCTGTCGATGACGTCGATCAGTTTGCCGCGCGTGTAAAGGATGCGGGAGGCAAGATAACGGTCGAACCGCAGGACATACCGGACGTCGGCAGGTTCGCGATCGCTGCCGATCCGCAGGGGGCGCCGTTCACTCTGTTCAAGCCATCGATGGAGGATCGCGGCGACAATCCCAAACCCCCTACACCGGGTACAGTCGGATGGCACGAATTGAACACCAGCGACTGGAAGAGTGCCTTTGAATTCTATTCCGGCCTGTTTGGCTGGACCAAGGGCGAAGCCATGGATATGGGCGGCATGGGCACATACCAGATCGTAGAGCGCGACGGCCAAATGTTTGGCGCCATGATGAACAATCCTGAGCCGTCAACCCGTCCAGCCTGGTGCTATTATATCTGCGTGGACGATATTAACGCCGCTGAATCGCGGATCAAAGACAAGGGCGGCAACGTGGTCTTCGGGCCGGTGGAAGTTCCCGGCGAGCAGTGGGTTTTGCAAGCGCTCGATCCACAGGGCGTGTCATTCGCTCTTCTTGGTCCTCGCAAATAG
- a CDS encoding AMP nucleosidase: protein MDKRIGTKKPTAISMPSHVEAQEFTDAKAAVQALSVLYERNTQFLRDAFDRVARGEERDTMHFRAFYPEVRLSTSSYAQIDSRLAFGHVSAPGQYTATITRPDLFDNYLEEQIRLLIRNHGGPVTVQESTTPIPIHFAFLEGTHVESSVADAFTRPLRDLFDVPDLAATDDRIVNGEYETDDLDSIMPLSPFTAQRVDYSLHRLSHYTATRPMHFQNYVLFTNYQFYIDEFCALARGQMAEGGGSYQRFIEPGNLITEAGDDAPTSGVPIGRLPQMPAYHLARDDGSGITMVNIGVGPSNAKTITDHIAVLRPHAWLMLGHCAGLRNTQALGDYVLAHAYVREDHVLDDDLPVWVPIPALAEVQVALEQAVAEITGLEGYDLKRIMRTGTVATIDNRNWELRDQRGPVKRLSQSRAIALDMESATIAANGFRFRVPYGTLLCVSDKPLHGELKLPGMATEFYKRQVAQHLQIGIRALEKLAEMPPEKLHSRKLRSFYEMAFQ from the coding sequence ATGGACAAAAGAATCGGAACCAAGAAGCCCACCGCCATCAGCATGCCCAGCCATGTAGAAGCGCAAGAATTTACCGATGCCAAGGCAGCTGTTCAGGCGCTCAGCGTGCTTTATGAACGCAATACGCAATTTTTGCGCGATGCCTTCGACAGGGTTGCGCGCGGCGAAGAACGCGACACAATGCATTTCCGCGCTTTCTATCCGGAAGTGCGTCTTTCAACATCGAGCTATGCGCAGATCGATTCCCGCCTGGCATTCGGCCATGTGTCGGCGCCCGGCCAATATACGGCGACTATCACGCGACCGGACCTGTTCGACAATTATCTTGAGGAACAGATACGGCTGTTGATCCGCAACCACGGCGGTCCCGTGACGGTGCAGGAATCCACAACGCCGATCCCCATCCACTTTGCCTTTCTTGAGGGCACCCACGTGGAATCATCTGTAGCGGATGCATTCACCCGCCCGCTTCGCGATCTCTTCGATGTTCCGGATCTCGCAGCGACGGATGATCGCATCGTCAACGGCGAATATGAAACCGACGACCTCGACAGTATCATGCCTCTGTCGCCATTTACCGCACAACGGGTCGACTATTCCCTGCACCGACTGTCGCACTACACGGCGACGCGACCGATGCATTTTCAGAACTACGTGCTGTTTACCAACTACCAGTTCTACATCGACGAATTTTGCGCATTGGCGCGCGGACAGATGGCGGAAGGCGGCGGCAGCTATCAGCGGTTTATCGAGCCGGGTAACCTGATCACCGAAGCCGGTGATGATGCACCGACGTCGGGTGTTCCAATTGGCCGGCTACCGCAGATGCCGGCTTATCACCTCGCACGTGACGACGGTTCGGGCATCACCATGGTCAATATCGGTGTCGGCCCTTCCAACGCCAAGACGATTACCGATCATATCGCCGTGCTGAGGCCGCACGCCTGGCTAATGCTTGGCCACTGCGCCGGGCTGCGCAATACGCAAGCGCTTGGCGACTATGTATTGGCCCATGCCTACGTGCGCGAAGATCATGTGCTGGATGACGATTTGCCGGTCTGGGTGCCGATCCCCGCACTTGCCGAAGTGCAGGTCGCACTTGAACAGGCAGTCGCGGAAATCACCGGGCTCGAGGGATATGATCTGAAGCGCATCATGCGTACCGGTACCGTGGCAACAATCGACAACCGCAATTGGGAGCTACGGGACCAGCGCGGCCCCGTTAAACGGTTGTCGCAATCGCGCGCGATCGCGCTCGACATGGAATCGGCGACAATTGCGGCCAATGGTTTTCGCTTTCGCGTGCCTTACGGAACGCTGCTATGCGTCTCGGACAAGCCGCTGCATGGTGAACTGAAACTGCCGGGCATGGCGACGGAGTTTTATAAACGCCAAGTGGCGCAACATTTGCAGATCGGCATTCGTGCCCTTGAAAAGCTGGCTGAAATGCCACCCGAGAAATTGCACTCCAGAAAGTTGCGCAGTTTCTACGAAATGGCATTTCAATAG